The Solea senegalensis isolate Sse05_10M linkage group LG11, IFAPA_SoseM_1, whole genome shotgun sequence genomic interval tacatgtgtccatgatattCCGTCGCGAGTGACagtctcgacttgttgcctggcatattcaacttcccaaaagtcTCCCTTTAGTCATCCATCTCATCTGTAGGATTTGCCTCGCTTtgcttctccattcttttcatGCGCTCAAGGGTTGTGGAGACGTTGGAGCGCAGCCCAACCATGACTCTCTTTGTTATTGCACTTTCCACCTTCACATCGATCAATTCATTGGTCATCTCACTGCCGATCTTTCCCAGTTCCCGGTATTGCAGGAACATTCCCCATACCAGGGAGAGCATTCCGATCGTCATGAACGTGAATATCTACACATCCTCGACATCCTCTACATCCAGTGCAGCAAGGCACACAACTTTCCACTTATCCCATCCGTCCCGAATGTAGCCAGCCATGAAGGTCCCATCTGGGCAACTACGTTCACCAGAACCTGCACTTCTTGTTGAGAACACTCTGTCGATCGCATTCAGTGACCAGCTTAGCAGTTCGATCTTGGATCAATTGATTCTCTGTAGTGACTTGTTTCACAGGGGCAGCTAAATACTtctcatgtgttgacatttgtatcagtgtcagctgttgtttgggtacattcgcttttttttttgtttgtttggttacatttgcttCCACCAGAGCCGGCCCTGGGCATAGGCAGTATAGGCATATGCTAGGGGCGCCGTCATCCACAGGGGGCAccgaaaacagaaaaaaaaatatatatacagtatatatatgtactacttttttttttaccagtgccattattactattatttcgaAATATTATATAAGCCCACAGCAACAAGTCATAGCAAAGACTATTAAGACTTTTTTCTGTTGCTCTGTACCTGAGGGTGGCGGGGTCAAGAGGCCAGCTGCCTGAATCTGACCGGACCGTGACCCAAGAAAAAAATTATTGACACTGTATCGGAATTATGTCCAAAAGACTGAAGCCATCCGGCGCCcaaggaaggaaaagaaggaaagaagaggaagaaaaacatgaaaaagataGAGGTACAGTAATGTCAATGTGATGAAGTGCATGAAATTAATAGTTTAATGCATCGTAGTTACCGTTGTTGGagtgttagcttgctagcttacTTTGGACAATAGCAACattgtttaataattaataaatagcTTTGAGTCGACGTGTGTTAATGTTACTCCACCTTAAATTCATCAGGGACGTTTGGAAACTTAATGTTAGGCCTGTTCAGGTGTTATTTTACAGGTGTCTTTCCTGCTTGTAtgtcagctaaaatgcttttagtTGTCCATCCCCTTTGTAATAGGGTGGTTGTAAGCCTTTGGTttttatgtgtcacagtttatgtttgttaaagtttacatcagtgttaaaGTGCAGTTAAAGTGTATTACAGTTAATATTTCATACCTTAGCTTTCCCATATCATTCATAGGCTATAGATACAAATACTGTTTTTTGCACTGGCGTTAGACTGAATTGcattgcaatgacaataaagttgaatgaatctcatcacattttcattattagtctaTATTAGTCTCATGTATAGCACAccaagcatctgtttttttattaaaatgtaacataCAGTCGCCACAtatacttctcttctctcttcagatgcacttttaaaatatttcagtaccacccccagtgacacagcatcaggtGCTGCTGTCCCGTTTACCTCTGCACAGCCCGGTGAATCAAGAGGtctctctattttttttcttatactGTGTGCAATAGTGTGTGTTGTCATGTCTGCACTGGtttcataatttattattttgtgcaataccatatttatattgtatttttaattcattttatgtcacttgtttttgtgtgcagtGTTCGGCTTAATATGTTTgccttatttattttgtatttttaattttatcacgtttctttctttagtttttatttggtgtgatattttttactcaaagaaataaaatcttgaatacatgcagtttctgtgtgattgtatgaaagtTGATTGTGAAATTGACTGCTGCGATGCAAGGGGGAGCCAGCTaaaatctcgcctagggcaccaAATTACTCAGGGCCGGCACTGGCTTCCactgtttcccacagtgtctacagatttctgtccctgatctttgtcatactttcctcctgggtcattctgtatTGATTAATAGTCATatctacatacttctttttaaatacactcagttttgctgattttttcatctcctcatccagattattccattGTCTGACCCCTGTGACCGATACggtaaaggattttaatgttGTTCTTACCCTTCTCTGCCTAAACCTCGTGTTCCCTCTTAGAttgtgtccctcccctctgttcAGGAATAATGTCTGCAGATTGTGACGGAGGTTTTTGTTGGCAGCCCTGTAAATCATCTGTACTGTGCGgtattttattaattcataaTAAATTAAGAGTAAAATAagagtatttttgatttgataaatAGTTGATTTGTATGTTCTCTGTAACTGGCATAGTGTAggattctcaaggctcttttttgGAGTATAAACAGGGGATAAGTAGTGGTTTTGTAAGTGTGTCCCCAGACCTCTGTACAGtattgcaggtgtggagagactAGTGCGCAGTACAACAAGTACAGTGCCTTCTGGTTTAATAGTTTTTGTGCCCTCCAAAGTATGGACACACTCCTGGCCAGCTTACCTTTTAAGTGTTTGGTGTGTGGCTTCCAACTTAACATGTCCTCAATAATTACTCCCAGCACTTTGTACTCATTAACCCATTCAATGTCCACTCCATTAATGTGTATGTTAATACTAGTCTCACGGCCTTTTTTCCCATACAgcatatatttagttttctctaaatttagtgatagtttatttatattaaaccacACATGCAGCTTGGCCATTTTATTATTGACTGTTCCCACTAGTTGGTTTAAGTCTTCCCCCGAACAGAAAATATTAGTGTCATCTACGAATAGTATTAGTTTCAGAATATTGGATACCTTGcatatgtcattaatgtataTTATAAACAGTTTTGGATGTGTTATCACCCATTTTAACGTATTGAGATCTGTTGTGAAGATAGCTCTTGACCCATTCCAGTACTATGCCTCTAATACCATATCTCTCTAGTTTAGCTATCAAGATATCATGGTTgatggtcagtcagtcagtcatcatctaaccgctttatcctccaccagagggtcgcggggggtgctgtgccaatctcagctacatcgggcgataggcggggtacaccctggacagttcgccagtccatcgcagggccacacacaactagagacaaacaaccgttcactctcacactcactcctacggtcaatttagagtgtccaatttacctaatccccacattgcatgtttttggactgtgggaggaagccggagaacccggagagaacccacgcacacatggggagaacatgcaaactccatgcagaaaggcccttgttccaaccggggctcgaacccgggtcttctcactgcaaggcgagagtgctaaccactacaccaccgtgtggcctcATGGTTGATGgtgtcaaatgctttttttaggTCTATGAATATTCCTATTGAATGTAATTTCTGGTCAGTAGCATCAGTAATGGTTTCCACAGACTCAGTTAAAGCTAGCGCCGTAGAGTGGTTTCTTCTGAATCCATATTGTatagcagattgtgtttgttaatgaagtTGTCTAGCCTATCGATAAATAGTTTCTCCAGATTTTTTGACAGTTGGGGTAGTATTGAGACTGGTCTGTAATTAGTAAATTTGTGTATGTCACCTTTCTTGAACAATGGCACTACTTCCGCCACTTTCATTTTGGTGGGAAATGTCCcagtttgaaatgacaggttGCAGATGTATGCTAGAGGTGAAACGATTCCAtctattattttcttgattagcTTCATGTCGAGGTCATCAACATCCGTGGATATAgagattaatcgcgagttaactctGGAAaaaatgcgattaatcgcgattaaaaAGGTTTGGCAGCCctaattaatatataaatatataaactcTTTAGAGACTCACTTAGTCAATGTAACACAAGTACAAACCAGTGTCTCATctacgatggatggatggatagatagaaagatagatagatagacagacagacagacagacagatagatagataagggAATAAATCATAAtgatgagtgtcctcacaactaGAGAaatacatgaatgtgtgtgcatgacgagagagagagagagagagagagagagagagagagagagagagagcacagaaaGTGAACATGAATGATTGAGCAGACAAatgtgtgagtctctgtgtttgtgccaagcttgtttgtatgtgtgtgtgtgtgtgtcctcacaaagcctccatacagcagagagagagagagagagagagagagagagtctcgTTCCCAGAGCACAGACCCTCAGAGCTCCAGGACGCCCAGAGTCTCTGCTGTTCACTGCccacaaacagcagctctgagTGGGACACTTCAGCCTGACacctgcccctcctcctcctccagcaccaCACACCTGAGAGGGTTACTGATGGACAGAGACAACGGAGACAACAAGAGCTTTCCAGAGAAAAGGTTTGGAACGCCAGGAGtttaaaagagaagagaagagaagagaagagaagagaagagaagagaagagaagaccagaccagaccagaccagacctcCCCTGGACATTAAAAATCTGGACAAAAATCAGGAATCTTCGACAAATGTttgacttccttttttttttgcatttcagaTTAGCTCCTTGCTCTCGTGTTTTTGGAACATTTTTGGGAATTTTAATCTGACGTTTTGTCTTGGAGAAAGAACAGCTGACACACCTggtttgaatttaaacattaaaacccTGCATCATGTCTCCGCCTGTTGTCCTGTGGACGTGTGTCCTCCTGCCGCTGCTGTGTACACAAGCCAAGAGCGTCACGAAACTCAACAGTCGGGGAAACGCCATCGACAAGCCCTCGCCTCCTCTTTGGAGCGGGCGGGTCAAAGTTCAGGACCACACCCACACCTCTGACCAGAGTCTCCTCACCGAGCTTCTGGACTTGGACGGGGAGCAGCGCCACCGTCTGGCACGCGGCACCGATGAGGATGAGCAACAATCCACGTTTGGACAGTCGTTTGAGAATGACTTTGTGACGACGCCGCAGGTCACTGTGCTCAACAACGCAACAAgtgtagcagcagcagggggcgacgGCGGTGACGTCAACGACGACcgtctccatggaaacactTCCATCTCTACCAACGACGTTGCGGGATTCTTCAACCCGTTTTACCCTGTGGTGGAGAGTTCGTACGTAGCGTATGCCGTGGTCGTTGTGGCGGGGCTGTTGCTGGCAGTGGGCGTGGTCGGGAACATGGTGGTGATGTGTGTCGTATGGAACAACTACTACATGAGGTCGGCCTGGAACTACCTGCTGGCCAGCATGGCATTCTGGGACTTCCTGGTTCTGGTGCTCTGCCTCCCTGTGGTTGTCCTGAACCACCTCACCCACAGGAGGATCCTGGGTGACGTCACCTGCCGCATGGTGCCTTATATGGAGGTGGGTGGAGCTTGTGTTGAggtgggagggaaaaaaactgcTCCTTTTACACTTTGGTCGTTTTCACACTTGGTGCGATTGGGGCGAACGGcgtatgttttgtttgtgtttacccacaatgccctgtgttgtagtccacttcctgcatttggttcacgaAAACCAACACCTAAGTTTTTAGGCAGACCAGAGTTCTCTTCTTTGATGCTCAGCAGAGTTCGGTTGCGTGTTCACACCCCAGACGAACTGGACGAGCAAACGAACGAGGGTTGGATGAAGCTTGTATGACTGCAGCCTCCAGACCAGAGGGTGGCGCTTCTGATTTTCCGGTATTTCTGTCACGTATCTGTGAACAGAGCAAGTTTTCTATCGTAGCGATGTTGTGGGAAAACTCAcagtgccacacacaggcctggcataggTACTACAGCTTCTGGAGTCCATCTAATGGCATTTCttgaaaccacaacaacaacaaaaacagatgggATGTCgagatttttgttttgaggCGAGTCGTTTGTTTAGCAACTGaaaatctgtttctctgttggcagccattttgttttaacTGAGAGTCTCAGACTGgttgtcagcagcagggggcgctcacagcacaacacaaaaaaaaagcactgaacTCAGATGACTGATCAGCTGTTTCTCTTTCTAAAgaatctaaaaatgtatttattttattttcactctttcatATCTTTGTCTTAAagccctttttttgttttgggtcGTGACCTTTTACTGCTTCTTCTTATTGTCATCACCAGGGTTGCAAAATTCTGGAAATTTTCATaagaaactttccatgggaactAACGTGAATAAACTCTAAATGTGTCAATCATAATCTTTGgctaaaacaatgaaatacagtGGAATATCAATGTTATTccatagcacacacacacaggactgttgaggccacgccccctacATGCACTGTCACTGACACAATCCCAGCTCACTCACGTCTACTTtcagtgtccaattgacctcaTCCCAGACAACCCGGAGAAAAACCACACCCGGGGGAGAGCATGCAGAACGACCCTTCCTCTAACCCGGGTCAACAAACccgagtcacacacacaagcacatccTGGCTACAAGAGACGATTCAGTCGTAGCGTGATCTGTTCAGTTCAGTGAATGTTTCCAGTTTGAGACAAGAAGTCGCAGATTTTCTCACTGACAtcacgttcttcttcttcttcttctttgtctgtgcAGGTCGTGTCTCTGGGTATCACCACCTTCACTCTCTGCGCTCTGGGCATCGCCCGTTTCCACGCCGCCACCTCTTCGTCGCAGCTGAAGGCTCGGCGCGTGGAGCGCTGCCGCTCGGTGctcctgaagctgctgctggtgtggtcgtgtgctctgctgctctccAGCCCCGAGATCTTCCTGTGGCAGCACGGCCAGGCGGTGTCGCCCTCCAGTGGCCGGCTGATTGATTCCTGCACCGTCAACCTCTCCTCTCCGCTGACCCTCTACTTGCCCGACTCCCTCCACTCCCTGCTGCTCAGGTACCACCAGGTGAGTCATTTCAGTTCtacaccagcagggggcgcaacGATCTTCACCACTTGTTTTCCACGACGTTAAAAGTATTTTTACGTGAAGCTAATGTTGCGAAAACTAGAGCAGCTACAGCTATGGTAGCTTTTAGCAACTACTGAAGATGCAAAACAGCTCTGGACATCATGTGACTCATGTTTGTTTActctgccatgttggcaggaaagtTCACAGAAAAAGATGTCACCAGTTCAtggtcactttaaatccacagagatgtAGCAAATTTATCACAGAACCAAAAACCTCTTCCTTACACTGCTGCCTTTCAACTCAAGAGAACACTTACCCAATCGCAATAAAAGTAGAGAAAAATGAACTGGATATTTAAGTTAATTAGCGATGGAGACTGTATACAAAACTGTGAATGTCATTGTTGCACTTGTTATTTTTCCATGATAAATGGTACAAATCGCAACGCGTTGGCTTTTTGCAGCTTGAACTAATTTAAGGTCTCTGGGATCAGCGGGTATCTCGTCTGGCCAGCAGGTCGCCAGTCAAGTTTTATTGAGTCAGAGTGAGCAACTGATACAGTGAAATGTTGCGATATTTTGCAAGTATCAATTGTGTTTAAAggataacatttttaaactgtgttcccgtccactagatggtgcaaGTGCTCACTGTTACTAAAGCTGTTGTGTGGGTATATCGCAATATAAGATTTCAGAGATCATGATATCACGATATTCCCTCACGATCTGCTCGCAGTGACAGATATTTCACGaaatttcagaataaaagtgttgaCATGGAAAATCAAAATTTAGCAAAATGAATGTATTGGTGGTCAACGCAGAAATCGTGATTGCAGGTACAGGTCCTTTGAGAATCCCTGACGACATTGTAACCCATTTGTTTCAGGGTCGTATGTGGTGGTGCTTCGGCTGCTATTTCTGTCTGCCCGTGCTCTTCACCCTCCTCTGCCAAATGGCCACTCGCAACGTCAACAGTGACTACAGCTCCGCCAAGAAGCAGCAGCGTGACCACGATGACTGCACGTCCAATCAGAAGCGCCAGGAGCACCAGGCCGTGGAGCGGCAGCGGAACTGCACGCTGCTGGCATTAGCCGTGGTGTATGGCGTCTGCGCGCTTCCTGAACACGTGTGCAACATCGCGCTGGCCTACACGCACATCGTCCTCTCAGAAGACATGGCCGCCATGTTGGCTCTGttacatcacttcctgttgttctTCAAGGCAGCAGTGACACCGgttctgctgctctgtctctgtaAGGTAGGTGGGGTCAGCGGTCAGGGGTCAGTGGGTGACGCTAACCAAGTGTTCAAGTTCATATTCGCTAAACAAAattatttgtataaaaacagattttatagTCACCTAACTAAAGTCTTGTGTAATATAATCtgtcagattaagtctacgatatctttaagaacgCGTTGACGTCTTTAtcacactgtgagacagacttttccaacaggaaactgaagtttgtaaaccactcactctcccacaccaaaccccatagagaaaatcagtgattttaacacagcacacaggagttgttgagccactgctgcctccatccctaagttcaaatgtcttattttgtcactggAATTTAAAATCCTCTATTCGggtttacttcagtgacacaaagtgaccacaagaggcagcagaggaccagcagctcctgtgaccccgcagctaaaatc includes:
- the gpr37l1b gene encoding G-protein coupled receptor 37-like 1, with protein sequence MSPPVVLWTCVLLPLLCTQAKSVTKLNSRGNAIDKPSPPLWSGRVKVQDHTHTSDQSLLTELLDLDGEQRHRLARGTDEDEQQSTFGQSFENDFVTTPQVTVLNNATSVAAAGGDGGDVNDDRLHGNTSISTNDVAGFFNPFYPVVESSYVAYAVVVVAGLLLAVGVVGNMVVMCVVWNNYYMRSAWNYLLASMAFWDFLVLVLCLPVVVLNHLTHRRILGDVTCRMVPYMEVVSLGITTFTLCALGIARFHAATSSSQLKARRVERCRSVLLKLLLVWSCALLLSSPEIFLWQHGQAVSPSSGRLIDSCTVNLSSPLTLYLPDSLHSLLLRYHQGRMWWCFGCYFCLPVLFTLLCQMATRNVNSDYSSAKKQQRDHDDCTSNQKRQEHQAVERQRNCTLLALAVVYGVCALPEHVCNIALAYTHIVLSEDMAAMLALLHHFLLFFKAAVTPVLLLCLCKTLGQAFMDCCCCCCQECQPDAAHGSPGSAHIKLKEADETSILFDKAKDTSAILSISS